In Ostrea edulis chromosome 4, xbOstEdul1.1, whole genome shotgun sequence, a single window of DNA contains:
- the LOC125669941 gene encoding G protein-activated inward rectifier potassium channel 3-like codes for METGYGQINSETSNVLQQSDSPDLLDNGKHNVKTASNDSFSEFMTRCAPTVPNGPTLSRRADRHYSKRMRRRLVYKNGEVNITQTNIRKRRRRFLADIFTTLVDIKWRYNLLLFALAFILSWLIFAVIWWLICFSHGDLEQPTMKNPKHVPCVKEMHSFTSALLFSIETQHTIGYGSRHTTEECPEAITVMMIQSCFGVICQAMMTGIVFAKLSRPKKRAETLMFSKNACICKQDGELCLLIRVGDMRKSHIVEAHVRAVVIKKKITKEGEVLPLFQFDVNLGFEDGSDRLFLVWPVIISHRIDENSPFWEMSPEDLHREQFELIVILEGIVESTGMTTQARSSYLPGEILWGHRFERLVTFQKENGQYQIDFSRFHNTMPVDTPQCSAKELAEMGDILQEHAYIDEDENTSICSQKQDGFPSPYVIKRHGAAQTDFDDDLDSNDSSIPSRIATEESETLL; via the coding sequence ATGGAGACAGGATATGGACAAATAAACTCAGAAACCTCAAATGTGTTGCAGCAGAGTGATTCACCAGATTTACTGGACAATGGAAAACATAACGTGAAAACGGCCTCCAATGACTCTTTCTCCGAGTTCATGACGCGTTGTGCACCCACTGTTCCCAATGGGCCCACACTCAGCAGGCGGGCAGACCGGCATTATTCAAAGCGTATGCGACGACGACTGGTATACAAAAATGGTGAGGTAAACATTACACAAACAAACATACGCAAACGTCGCCGACGATTTCTTGCCGATATTTTCACAACTTTGGTCGACATTAAATGGAGATACAATTTGTTACTCTTTGCTCTGGCATTCATTTTGAGCTGGCTCATATTTGCAGTGATTTGGTGGTTGATCTGTTTTTCACATGGAGACCTAGAGCAACCAACAATGAAAAACCCAAAACATGTACCATGCGTGAAAGAAATGCATTCCTTCACATCAGCATTGCTGTTCTCCATCGAGACACAACATACAATAGGGTATGGTTCCCGGCACACTACAGAGGAGTGTCCAGAGGCCATCACTGTCATGATGATTCAGTCATGCTTTGGAGTCATTTGTCAGGCCATGATGACGGGAATCGTATTTGCTAAGCTGTCTCGACCAAAAAAGCGAGCAGAAACACTCATGTTCAGCAAAAATGCTTGCATTTGCAAACAAGATGGGGAACTTTGTTTGCTAATAAGGGTGGGAGATATGCGAAAATCTCACATTGTGGAAGCTCATGTCAGGGCTGTTgtgataaaaaagaaaataactaAAGAAGGAGAGGTTCTGCCTCTCTTTCAGTTTGATGTAAACTTGGGCTTTGAGGATGGTAGTGATCGACTCTTTTTAGTGTGGCCGGTGATCATTAGCCACAGAATTGATGAAAATAGTCCATTTTGGGAAATGTCTCCTGAGGATCTGCACAGAGAACAGTTCGAGTTGATTGTCATTTTAGAAGGTATTGTAGAGTCTACTGGAATGACCACCCAAGCCAGAAGTTCCTACCTTCCAGGGGAAATCCTCTGGGGACACAGGTTTGAACGCTTGGTCacttttcaaaaagaaaatggCCAATATCAGATTGACTTTTCTCGTTTTCACAACACTATGCCTGTAGACACCCCCCAGTGCAGTGCTAAGGAGCTTGCGGAAATGGGGGATATTTTGCAAGAACATGCATACATTGATGAAGATGAAAATACATCCATATGCTCCCAAAAGCAAGATGGATTTCCAAGCCCTTATGTGATAAAAAGGCATGGAGCTGCCCAGACAGACTTTGACGATGATCTAGATTCAAATGATAGTTCAATTCCAAGTCGCATAGCCACAGAGGAATCGGAGACGTTGCTATGA